The Aedes albopictus strain Foshan chromosome 1, AalbF5, whole genome shotgun sequence genomic interval aagttttgctacagggtggtATATCttcaaatcttggtgggattactGTAAAGTTTGTTCCGAACGTGGGTCGTGCGTCGCataaagaagcaaagagtttcaggcctatcagtttgatctcttttcttctgaaatgcttagaacgtatTGTGCATCAttgcatccgtgatgttcatctggccagcgTGCCACtacatgtgaaccaacatgtctaccaacctggaaagtccactgtgaactattttacacaaggttgttaacGATATCGAGAATGCATACCCTCAAAAGTGATCTGTTTGGGTGTTTCCTTTTAGATATCGAGGCTTTAACAACGTGCCTTTCTATACCATATGACATTCATGATATATATCTCTAATAATTTCCAATTGCATTCACCAAatactcttctcgacattgcatcaagcagcgattagaaaattaagtgtttgtggatgcccccaagggggagtcttgggcggagcggacctggtgtgatggttagaacacttgactatcacgccgaggacctggaggatcgaatcccactcccgacaaactcgcaaaatgtgagttcttccttcggaagggaagtaaagcgtgggtcccgagaagaactagcctagggctaaaaatctcgttaatacagataaaaagggAGGAGTCTTGTCACCATTTTTGTGGAATCTCATAGCAGATAGGCTATTGAGGCAacccaataatagcggttttcctacttatggttcctACATTGTTAGCCGATATGTGCATCAGGACTCTATTCGAcgtgatgcaaagcgcccttcaggtagatGACTTAACGAAGCTGTGCTCTGACAGTTCAGCGAACTGTTAACATGGACTTAGTTTCTGGTGGAGACCCAGCAAAACAGTGTTTCGATAGattgttaagggcggacgggacggtcgaggaaatatccgccattgctttgtggctactaagatggtaatctcagattctacttcatattttgcaacaaaaacctatcattgtgtatgctcacttgcagtgcatatgctgattggttttcaacatcttcagtgcgatagaactcgagattaccatcttcaaaatcgcgaggcaaattgttagaaagagaggcaagataggaaaaataacacggcgtcccgtttcaccttaatccaACCGGAGTTTTTCAAGTATGCAGTAGAGTAGAATATAATCGACATTTTCGTATAACAATGGTTTCAGAGTGAAAGACGTGAGTTGAATTATCGCTGCTTATTCAAAACTCTAACACCTTGTAAGAAGCTTCCTGAACTATCAAACAATGTAAGAATAGACCGGTGCTTGAGATTATATCCACAGCATCCGAAAGGTCCGACAGCTTATCTGCAATAGTATGTGCAATAAGAAAGAAACCCACTAAATTTCTATCATAACACACAATTTTACGTCTCATACCAACAACACTTTCAATAGAACACAATGTACCCTAAATTCATTTTTAATTCAACTGAATTTGAGTTAATATATGTTTGCAACGACTTATGCCATGTGTAGTTTAAACGGAACTGCTCAACTCATTTTCGTCCTAAATCTTCAGTTATGGTGAATGTAAACTGTGTTGGTTGCATAAAAAAATCCTTTTACTTACGGTCGGATTCATCGTGTCCATGTGCTCCTTCAAGCAGCTTTGCAGCAAGTTCAAAAAGTACAGAAACGCCAACAGTGTCAGCGCAGACAGGGCGGCTCCCTTGCCCTTCTTCGGCTTCGATTTGTGGATGTGGATTGGAATCGGATGCGACACCGGTGGAGGGTGGTGCGGTGGGGGATGATACTCGTAACCACCGGAGGGAGGTCCAGGCGGTCCATAGGAACTGCCTCCGTGGCCACTACTCCCACCGCCATACCCGGACGAACTGGGAGGAGGAGGTCCGTACTTGGTGCTGTGACCCTGGGAGCTATCCGCTGCGGAGTATACCGGATATGGAGGGCCCGGAGCCGACACCGGTCCTCCGGGATGCGACGGGCCGTAGTACGGGTTGTAGCTCGGTGAATACATGGTAAAAACAAACGGATGCGGACGATGATAGTAGGAGAATTGGCGATCGATGGACGGTGTTGGCTCCGAAGAACTTTCAAAGCCGACTACATCCGACGGTGTCGACGCGGGACTGCGTACTGAGTTGACTACCATCTTGGGCTGGAATCGGGAAGAGTTAGGTTCCGGAGCAGTTCTTGCGATACCGTTAGCTCACCGCACTAGACTAATCGGGAACTGGGTCTTTGAGGTAACTGCATGCAGCATGCAAAACCTGGCACCGTCGCGGTGGTGATAATTAATTGAGGTAGCACGGTGTGAAGTCACCGAGGGGAGATGCACTAGCCAGAGCTTTCATGTACCATGACATTGAAAATATTGCACCGTGACGAATGAGTTTCTTTGCCGACATAATGCCTCTTCATGCTGTTTACTTGCACTTTCACAATGCTACTTATTATTTACAATAGTGTAAGATAAACTTGATCCAGTAACATAAGCACAATTCTAATGGGACACAGATTTTGGTCTAATTTAACAAACAGCATGACAGCAAACACACATAAAACAATGTACCACAAGCGCATGTACACTGTGGTTTATAACtgttcggacaaacgccgattttcatacagagTAGTCAACTTTGAGATGCTGAGCACAATATTTGACACGgatctacaaatatgctgaagcttctcgagggattccttcagaatttccaacaggaatttctttaaaaatgttttcaaatattctataaaaaattcattcaaaaagttTCCAGACTCTTCAGAAAAGTTTCCagatattacttcagaaattcaatcaggcatttcttcaagaattttgccaaagatttgttcaggaattgttctagggatttcatagaaaattttcacAAGAATGTGTGTAgaaatttcatctgggattcattcagaaaatcctgcggaaattcctccagaaatttttgcaaaattacTCTTAGTGATTTAagtaggaacttctccagagattcctgcattaACTCgaatgatttttccacggattctttaatAAAGTCATTAAAACATATATCCTATgattttctacggaaattcctttagaaatatccatGGGTTTTTTTAGGGATCTTTGCAAACCCTTATCTATGTGTTTGTTCAGGTTTTCAGAATCTAtcttttttcggaaatttgtccacaccattggcgtagctaggattttttcctggagggggcccagggggggcctgacttgagatgaattttaagcgggatgggcaccCGATATGTGATTATACAAattggtattgtagttttgagtaggcaatcaaaatgactgttttagatttgttcatagtttcgtaaactatatgagtacgaacaattcctccaagatttttttccatagcttgcttcagtgatttcatcatggcttcttccaaaaattcaatcaagaattcatctagggattccactagacattttttcggggatttgtcctgggatacctttagaggttcctccagcaattgttccagtgcttttttcgaggtttccgttagaaatttcgccagagatcctttaaggtatttctgtaggtattcagcgatttctacaggaatttctccatatatgccttccagaattccactagagattgctccaataattacatctggaataattcgaagtatttctgcaggaatgtattccagaaaaacttttagaaaattttacttagagattattaaaaaatactccaagaatggtttgaaaaaaatgtacaaaaaaaacctttagggatcttAGTATGCCTTCAACAataactgcagacattgatttcttcaatttttttatccaggaatattcctacaaaaattcttccaggtattcgctaagaaagatctcctgagattccatagagttcctcatgggcttgcttccgggattgctcatcgggtttcttcagaaattacttcgagttcctccagaaattcaccggaaatttcttctgttattcttttaaaaacgaattccgggattatttcaaaatGCCCGCAAGATCTCttgttgggatttcttcagaaactcccccaggaattaatccaggatttcaggatttcctcaggaattttagcggtttcttcagtatttcctcttagaattcatcagaaactcctcctggaattgtctCAGAAATCGAGctttgtatttcatcataaatcttgagattcctccagaaactcctcaagggattccttcggaaattcctcccggatttttttcaagaacttttccaggtattcctcctgccaaTCCTCTAGGATGTtatttaggcatttctccagggacttctgcaagagttgtacaaagaatttctacaggaattaccccaggtatttcctcaggaattcctccaggaatttattctagaatggatccaggaattcttccagggtttcctccaagaattaatccaggaatttgttctctagggtttcttctacacattcctgcaggaattatttcatggatccctccagaaattccaccgatgattcctgcagtaattcctcctgaaaatccttctggaattcttcctggaattcctccagaaattcctttggaaattcctcctggaactccaccagaaattcctttcagaattcctctaaaaatatctccaggaattccttcagaaatttctccatggatttctaccagaattcctctagattcttcttcagattcttcaaggaattcattcagggattcctcaaggtattcgtttatggattcctcctggagttcttccattaatagttccacggaattttcccaagatttcctacagtgatttgtttaggaattcctcctgaggttcctccagaaattgtttcagggattcctccaggtttatttccaagaattcccccaaggattcttccaagtaattctctagaaattcctttaaggatgcctccaggaattcctcaagaagtttcttaagaattaccccaagaaccttttcagaaagtcctccaggaattgatccaggaactcccataggaatcgcttcataaattactaccgcaattcctccaggaattcctccgggaattcctccaaaaatcgctctaggaattattctacaaatttcttttggaatttattcagaaatttttcttggaatttcttaagaaattaatcttggaatttcttcagaaatttacccagtaattgcttccagaatttgtctcgaaattcctcagggaatttattccaggaatagttcctcggaatttccacgaaaattcttttacaaatttatccaggaattcttcttgggattccgcaaggaatttgtccagaacttcctgcagaaatttgcccAGAACTTTCTAGGCATTCCTgacgttcctccagaaactgcttcagggattcctccagggattttcccaagaattttcccaggaattcttccaagaatttctctagaaatttctctaaggatccctctaggaatttttcaagaggtttgtttagaaatttctcctgagagtttctccagaaattgctccaggcattagtccaagaatttcttcagggattcttgaagaaaattctccagggtttcctcaaaggatttcttaaggaatttctcgagatactcctccagcaattgatacaggaatgtctccagaaatttacccaggggttcctccaggcattccttcagaagttcctccagagatttctatagggattcctccaggcattccaagatttcttcagaaattattaccgcagtttctccaagaatttatctataaaatcctccagggattcattaagaaattttcgcaagaattcctcccagagtttatccaagaattattccaataatttctgctgggatttctgcatgaattcctcctgagatttctctaagaattccttcaaatattttttttcaggaatcctccaggaaatcctcaagggattcttttagaaatttccggaattcattcaagaactattCCAAGTATTgcccctggcattcttccaggatttcatccaggcatttctaccacgaatttcaccggaattaccccaggtatttcttcaggaatacctccgggaatttattcaggaatggatccaggaattcctccaggcatttctccggaaattcgcacagcaattgcttcaggaattcttccaggaattcctccagaaatccttccagggtttcctccaagtattaatccaggaatttcttctcctcggtttcctctacacattcctccaggaattatttcatggattcatccagaaattccaccgatgcttcctccagtaattcttccagaaattccttctgaaattactcctggaattcctccagaaattcctcttcaaatttctcctggaactccaccagaaattcctctcagaattcctctaggaatttcttcagaaatttctccatggattccttccagaattcctctagagattcttccaggaattcattgaaggtttttttaaagaattgatttagggattcctcctggaatttttccatgaatagttccatggaatatccccaagatttcctgtaaagatttcttcaggaattcctcctgggattccacctggaagttgtccggaagttcctccagaaatgccttcagaggttcctccagaaatttgtttcagggattccttcagggttctttccaagaattgtaaccgttcgccgaatttACTCGAGAGTCTTAAAACGctatggcttttgcgccactctcacgtacgagagaccaccggttcattatAGGTTTGCCCGACCATTTCGACGACTCTTACctcaagggctttctcgaacggccATGGCTCGAATGAACACTCGGACGCACTAAAAACTTAATACAAAAACGCTTAAACTGAAAcaataacggaaatttacaccAAAAGAGACTAAAAACTGaataaacaacaacaatcgaacaattaaaagtagggtctgggaccatttgggcaggagcacctattttgggcacttgctgctataactcagtcaattttcaaccgattgacttgatttttgagacacggtcagctaggcacagtatcgagccatgtacaaaaattcaaatcaatcggtttgaaattgactgagttgtagcagcaagtgcccaaaataggtgctcctgcccaaatggtcccagacaaaTCTATGTTGCGCCATCGAAAAAACtcctataagatacgtaacatgaatcgtcattagcttagcctagacacaaaccttacatgaaacggataatctctactaaatgaaacggttcaaactctaaggcaaattcaacgaatccaattcaattaagattttacttgaaaagataaaaacgtcaaaagctacaaattaactaaaataatcatgaaaactaataatctatatatataaaaatgcagtggcatacgtgggaccgcgcataacttgcgaacggatggtccgatttgggtcgtctaagttttgttctgttagttttcacccaaggaaggtttatgaggcctaaaacatgggaaattgagagtttttgaaaatcgggttttcatacattttgaacggggacttgggcgttTGGCTAGtgacatgaaacgtcaaaaaacgcagtaggcaagacaaagtttgccggggacagctagttaattataaaaaaaaaacaaattctaaaatcaaaatcaaaatattaaaaaaatatatcaatttaatctaattgaattcaaactttattttacttaaaagaataaaaacgtcaaaacgttacagaattcctccagggattcttccaagaatttcggtagaaatttctctaagaatttttccaggaattccttaagaggtttcttcagaaatgcccaaggaattccttcagaaagtcctccaggaattcatatacgaattccttcaggaattcctgaacgaatgccttcagaaattactaccgcaatttctccaggggctctttaagaaattcccccagaaattcctcccggagtttttccaggaattattccaagaattcctccaggggttcctgtatgaattcctcttgagattcctctaggaattctttcatccaggcatttctccagggactcctccaggaattccacgaagatctatcccaggtatttattcagaaattgctacaggaatttcttcagaaattgatccaggaatccctccaggaattttttcggaaattcctacagcattccttcaagaatttccgcaggaaatccttcagagattacttcagatattctttcaggagattctttaggaaattttataggattttttccaagggattcctccggaaatttttgcaggtttcctccaggaattaattcatgagttgataactccagagattcctctagaaagggcccatatagccgaggcggttaactcacgggtattcagcatgaccatgctgagggtgacgggttcgattcccggtcggtccaggatcttttcgtaaaggaaatttccttgacttccttgggcattgagtattttcgtgcctgtcacacgatttattattattagtattatttctttattatagagattttcagccctaggctggttcatctcttaactgtcacacgatatacgcatgcaaaatggtcattggcagaggaagctctcagttaataactgtggaagtgctcatagaacactgagatgctttgtcccaatgaggacgttacgccaagaagagagatgagattcatctagaaatccgtccaggagttatttcacggattcctccagaaattactcaaggaatatatcagaaattccttcagggattcctctaaggattctaccgtgaaattcctccagtaattcttccagaaactcctccaagatttcctccaagatttcctcatggaattcctcctggaattcctccagaaattcctctgggagttcttttagaaatgtatcttggaatttcatcagaaatttttctaatgctccaggcattactccagggacttctccagggatgcctctttcagaaatttctccattaacttctcccgggatttttcaggaatttgtccagaaaattctccaggatttcgtaccaatttgtacgataataaaaaaaaatcccctaatgctccaggcattagtccaggaacttcttcagggattccgcatggaatttgtccagaaggttgtccaggatctcctccagaaatacatctaggaactcctcctgtgatttctcgaagaattcctccagagattcctccaggaatgcgttcagaaattcctccaaggattcatctaatttttttctagtaatttcttcagggatttctgatgcggattcttcagatttttttttcctgaaattctcgcataattgctctttggattcctccaggaattcatcaattcctccaggtatactttcagaaatttctccagggattcctgccggttttgctccgagaatttctgtaatgatttctgccgaaatttctctctggattttttcaaaaatttattcagcgataagttcaaaaatttcagtaatccgTTCATAATCTTTATCACGGATTCACTCTAGgggttttttaggatttttttttttattcctgttcgggtttgtcactgcgaccagttttagatctattgtgacattacccgtatccttagtgtagtgcatgtcgcattactcaattgccattgaggggcaacaaagtatcgattttgatacagtatttgttttgttttcttagaaaacaaaacaagagtactgatattggccatgcatcggaaacctagcaccacccttgttttactgctaaattctccccagtagaaagtttaggacccgggttttaacattagcagcaatatcattccaataatggaacatttgttcagtaataaggattctagcatgttccttgcgtactagcactttccagtcttcgaagagtcagtacatacatggatccctaacccaatttgattttctTTGCATTAAGTTTAGCCTCAggtggtgaggtttttaactatatgcaaagtgaagttggtaaactcagttttattcaaaaactggaagtctccaAAACACCAGTaataaggactaaatactattattccttgaattgccagaacacatattccaaaattggaaaatAGGACgatactagatttcggtttggtagatctatcaccgcaacgcaacccataagggcgatctacccacgctacgggcccCGTTAAAGATCCAGCATCTTTTAAacaccctcaaccattcatccctcagcacgggtcgcctgacaccttggattggggttacctgtttagtggacttttacccccggaacaggtggtccgtagtgctattctaagccggcagctacacgggcattttTTTAGGactacttgtagattttttgaataatttgaaggatttctagaggaattcctccagcgatttgtattggaattcttttagataatttaagagggacacagaagccaagaaattctccaagtagtcatccaggaattctttcacaattatctccaagaaatctttaaggaatccaatcatgaataccttcaaggtTACCCCTTGCAGcaaaagcttttaaatatattaaaattttatcaatggCCTTTTGAATGTGTTTGATAGACGCataaatacccctggcccacgaaataaaagatattagtgaccgactagaaatcacctccagcatggttttaaagaatacaCTCGTGTTTACGCTTGAGCTACATGGATCATTTCTTATTATgtaacatctattctcactaggaattcaaaaacttttgctggaaatccattgcaaattcaaccagattttttcccacatgaattccacaaagaagcacttaaccatattttgcagtaatgctgctagaaaattcaaagattcttaaagatactcatcaaagaattcctggaaattatcatttagatttaatttctcagcgattcaaAAAAGAAGACTAACAAAGAATTGCTATTTATAAAATTCTGGATATATAATGTTAGGAaatcaaaactaactaattacatagaccattttgtacgatgatcttgtaaagagtgacaagttgagaatagtctccaacAACTGTCAATttgaacacatattatgccatatAAATGCCTTTTTTGCAATTAAGTTGCAAAATAGCTCACATTTCACACGTGAGAATATTACTAAAATGGTAGATTTTTCGATACTaaaacaagtgtgccgaaaagtactacttttcggcacccttaaaagtgccgaaaagtaccacttttcggcacttttgttcgtGTACACTTTTGTCAAGCTTCCGTGAAATTCTTGGGATTTCTAAGGGAACATTAAGCCGGGACCAGATTCTACTGGTACTTCTACGTTCATTGAGCAGCGGAAGAAACTGTTATCGTTGACCTACTACCGGAAAATCCAAATTCTTTCGCGAAGGTTTGTCGCACTGATTTCCAACGGCTGCCCGAAAACTTCTGACACCCAACTGTAgcacagcctacctgatcgaaaaaCGTGCTCCAGCGCGGCATGGATGCTCACACGTACTATCTCTTGCAACATGCTTGTGTACATAGCTAGAAATGATCCAActcaatggatttttttataattgcaaaaaatgttgtatgcaactcgttgcaaaactcgatttttccatcactcgtcatatttatccaactcggcaagcctcgttggataaatgtatgacacgtgctgaaaaaatcctcattttgcaacttgttgcataaataactattatagatctatgttgGTCACCACGAcaatggttttcagattttttctaatttccatatataaagtcaaga includes:
- the LOC109400044 gene encoding uncharacterized protein LOC109400044 — translated: MVVNSVRSPASTPSDVVGFESSSEPTPSIDRQFSYYHRPHPFVFTMYSPSYNPYYGPSHPGGPVSAPGPPYPVYSAADSSQGHSTKYGPPPPSSSGYGGGSSGHGGSSYGPPGPPSGGYEYHPPPHHPPPVSHPIPIHIHKSKPKKGKGAALSALTLLAFLYFLNLLQSCLKEHMDTMNPTISCRTFRMLWI